The genomic stretch GAAAGGGATACCTGACCGAGAGCGCACGTGAATAAGCGGTCTCGGCAGCTTCATAGTCTCCGAGCGTAAAATATGCATCGCCCAATTCACAGGGAACCACAGGATCGTCCGGCAGTAGCTCTCCGGCTGTTATCAGATGTCGAACAGCTTTTTCAAACTCTTCGATTTTCAGATAGATTTCACCCAGGCGTTTACGCGCAGCACCATTCTCCGGTTCCAGACGAACCAGACGTTCGTAATACATTTCCGCGTCGTTGAGGTTTCCCTGCTCAAGGTATACATCTCCCAGCAGTATTAAAGCCCCGGAGTTTACCGGGTCACGTTCCAGTACAGTCAACAGGCTCTTTATAATTTCAGCGTCCTTTCGTACTGCAGGATCGGCCAGATAGAGCGACTCGGCATACCTGAGCAGGGTCTCATTCGTTTCCTGATACCCGGCGGACTTCCGGTAATATTCAACAGCATCGCCGTATTCACCATCATCCCGGCTTGTATCTCCAAACTGCCGATATTCAGATGCCAACAAAGTCTGCGGAAGGCTCTCGATGGCAGTAATAGTGGAAGTCAGCCCATCAAAATGGGCGTTCAAATCGGTATTCATCAACTCCATCTGCCGGTGAAGCCGCTGATAATGCCCCGTGCCTTCCTCTGCCAGTTGATACAGATAGTTTGTGGTTGCTTCAAAATGGCTGATTTCGCGGACATCTACCGTATCGAGCTTGTGCTCAATTCCTTCCAGACGCGTGCCAAACTCCTCCCTGATCCCCCGAAGCAAAAGTCGACGCTCTTCTGTAGAGAGAACATAGGTTCCGGAGGGCATCTCAAAGGAGGTCAAAGCTCGTGTGTAGTCATCCAGAAGTTGCTGCTGGCCGCTTATCAGGTCCTTTTGTTCATCGAGAACGTCGCTTTGCTTTTTGAGTAAATCATGCAGATCCGACAGGGATTTCTCGTTTCGCGAGGTTATCAGCATGGAAATGCCGACGCTGAAAGCGCAGAGCAGAATAAGGAGTACAAGAAGAACATATACTAATAGATTTTTCTGCAGCATTCTCTTCATTATTAATTCACAAATATCTCTAAATAGACATTAAAATATTAAATCCAATTTTTATCCATAATACGTATCCTGTCAACACCCGAAAGGGAGGATTATGTGAAAAAGGAATTTGTTTATTGAACCACTGATCAGTATGGGGGCTCGGAAGGGGGGGGCGCTGATTTTTGTCGTCGTATATGTGTTTGAACCTTACTTTTCATGATAGAAGCAGTGTAACAGAGGACTTCAAAGCCAGGGAATCGGATC from Marispirochaeta sp. encodes the following:
- a CDS encoding tetratricopeptide repeat protein; translated protein: MKRMLQKNLLVYVLLVLLILLCAFSVGISMLITSRNEKSLSDLHDLLKKQSDVLDEQKDLISGQQQLLDDYTRALTSFEMPSGTYVLSTEERRLLLRGIREEFGTRLEGIEHKLDTVDVREISHFEATTNYLYQLAEEGTGHYQRLHRQMELMNTDLNAHFDGLTSTITAIESLPQTLLASEYRQFGDTSRDDGEYGDAVEYYRKSAGYQETNETLLRYAESLYLADPAVRKDAEIIKSLLTVLERDPVNSGALILLGDVYLEQGNLNDAEMYYERLVRLEPENGAARKRLGEIYLKIEEFEKAVRHLITAGELLPDDPVVPCELGDAYFTLGDYEAAETAYSRALSVRYPFPPALMGRGNSRSALGLLDKAAEDISAYVKLRPRDYHALVELGDVYERMGMNAEALKSWEKARGALSLNSDKDILRWGDVSRRQARLCLSLGDYRGTLFYVDKGLELARDKELLALGMTAADKMGDDDSHRRYSRQMGALEERGMAE